The genomic region CGGGCTCCGTGAGGGCGCGCAAGGTGCGCACTATGGGATTATACGGATCCGGTCGCACCCAGGTGAGCACGGCGGCAATAATGACTATCCAGAAATACAGGCTCAGCAGCGAACCCAGTATCATGGCAACGGCGCTCATGGTATTGGCCAAAATGATCATGCGCCCTCCAGCGTGGCGGTCTTGGTGTCAACTTTGATAAAATTTCTTAAAGGCTCCGGCCGGGCCGGGCCTTAGGCCCTGGCGCTGCCTCGCAACAGTGCGTCATCCAGGGCATTGCGCAAGCCTGCGTAATCGGTTGCTGTTATCTGTCCCCGCAAAGCGCCGCCGTTAAATGCGGCAAATACCACGCCCGCCCCCTGGGCCGTTTCTTTGTCATGCTCGCTGTCGCCCACAAAAAGCACGGTTTCAGGCGGGGTCTGCCATGTGGCGCATATGCGCAATGCGCCTTCGGGAGACGGCTTGGGCGCTGCCGTATCAGCTGCGACCACAGGATCAAAATAGGAGGGCAGGCCAAAAATGTCCAGAACCGTTTGTATTCCCTCAAGCCTGCGGTTGGTATGCACGGCCATGCGCACCTGTTTGTCACGCAGATAGTCAATAAAATCAACAAACCCTGGTTGCAAACGCAGCATGGGCATAATGTCGCGATGATAGTTGACCACTTCACTGGTCACATAGCTTATCTGCTTATGCAAATGCGGCGGCACAATGTGCAGCAGGGCCTGCATGGCAGTGGCCATAAAGCAGAATTTCTCCTGCTCCGGCGTCATGGGCGGCAGGTTGAAGTGCTCAAGCACGCGATTGTAGAAAACAGTGTTGGATTCACGCGAATCCACAATAACGCCGTCGCAGTCAAAGATGACCCCTGCAAGGCCATTGGTGAAAAGACGGCTCATGACGCGGCCCTCACAAGCCATTGGCGTTCCACATCCAGCGGCTGCGCGCCTGTGGGGCGGCTTCTGCC from Desulfovibrio sp. harbors:
- a CDS encoding YggT family protein, yielding MIILANTMSAVAMILGSLLSLYFWIVIIAAVLTWVRPDPYNPIVRTLRALTEPVFYRVRKWLPFTYTSGMDFSPVVVLLCIELFNRIVVASLAQYALTMQ
- a CDS encoding HAD-IA family hydrolase — translated: MSRLFTNGLAGVIFDCDGVIVDSRESNTVFYNRVLEHFNLPPMTPEQEKFCFMATAMQALLHIVPPHLHKQISYVTSEVVNYHRDIMPMLRLQPGFVDFIDYLRDKQVRMAVHTNRRLEGIQTVLDIFGLPSYFDPVVAADTAAPKPSPEGALRICATWQTPPETVLFVGDSEHDKETAQGAGVVFAAFNGGALRGQITATDYAGLRNALDDALLRGSARA